A stretch of Plutella xylostella chromosome 10, ilPluXylo3.1, whole genome shotgun sequence DNA encodes these proteins:
- the LOC105395397 gene encoding plasma membrane ascorbate-dependent reductase CYBRD1 isoform X5: protein MARGKSQTQRTRSYDSEDNERGACEWCEYALVITLATVLLLGVSGLTVFWILYYREGFGWADDIPEKQFNLHPALMVAGFVTFSGFSVLLYRICRCLRRIYVKLLHAIFHALAMPCIVIGFLAVLDFHNKKGINNFYSLHSWIGLTAMGLFGLQYAVGFFSFLLLLICSKGTAGFRASLVPVHAAFGVLTFVLGVAACVTGLTEKALFTIGAERYSGLPDEGVIINAIGVAMVAILGVVMYILSRDKFRAPETRDAHIRASVDL from the exons GCAGCGCACGCGGTCCTACGACTCGGAGGACAACGAACGCGGCGCGTGCGAGTGGTGCGAGTACGCGCTGGTCATCACGCTGGCCACGGTCCTGCTGCTGGGGGTGTCGGGGCTGACCGTGTTCTGGATACTGTACTACCGCGAGGGCTTCGGCTGGGCCGATGATATACCGGAGAAGCAGTTTAATCTGCACCCCGCGCTGATGGTCGCTGGTTTCGTGACGTTTAGCGGGTTTT CGGTCCTCCTCTACCGTATCTGCCGCTGCCTCCGGCGTATCTACGTGAAGCTGCTGCACGCCATCTTCCACGCGCTGGCCATGCCCTGCATCGTCATCGGATTCCTCGCCGTGCTCGACTTCCACAACAAGAAGGGGATCAACAACTTCTACTCGCTGCACAGCTGGATCGGACTCACTGCTATGGGACTGTTTGGGTTACAG TACGCCGTCGGCTTCTTCAGCTTCCTTCTGCTGCTGATCTGCAGTAAGGGCACGGCCGGGTTCCGCGCGTCGCTGGTGCCGGTGCACGCAGCCTTCGGAGTGTTGACCTTCGTGCTCGGGGTCGCCGCCTGCGTCACCGGACTCACTGAGAAGGCCCTGTTCACTATCGG CGCCGAGAGGTACTCCGGATTACCGGACGAGGGGGTTATCATCAACGCCATCGGCGTGGCGATGGTGGCGATCCTGGGCGTGGTGATGTACATCCTGTCTCGGGACAAGTTCCGTGCTCCGGAGACCAGGGACGCGCATATAAGGGCGTCCGTAGACTTGTAG
- the LOC105395397 gene encoding plasma membrane ascorbate-dependent reductase CYBRD1 isoform X1, with amino-acid sequence MRQRYQIKQRVQRTRSYDSEDNERGACEWCEYALVITLATVLLLGVSGLTVFWILYYREGFGWADDIPEKQFNLHPALMVAGFVTFSGFSVLLYRICRCLRRIYVKLLHAIFHALAMPCIVIGFLAVLDFHNKKGINNFYSLHSWIGLTAMGLFGLQYAVGFFSFLLLLICSKGTAGFRASLVPVHAAFGVLTFVLGVAACVTGLTEKALFTIGAERYSGLPDEGVIINAIGVAMVAILGVVMYILSRDKFRAPETRDAHIRASVDL; translated from the exons GCAGCGCACGCGGTCCTACGACTCGGAGGACAACGAACGCGGCGCGTGCGAGTGGTGCGAGTACGCGCTGGTCATCACGCTGGCCACGGTCCTGCTGCTGGGGGTGTCGGGGCTGACCGTGTTCTGGATACTGTACTACCGCGAGGGCTTCGGCTGGGCCGATGATATACCGGAGAAGCAGTTTAATCTGCACCCCGCGCTGATGGTCGCTGGTTTCGTGACGTTTAGCGGGTTTT CGGTCCTCCTCTACCGTATCTGCCGCTGCCTCCGGCGTATCTACGTGAAGCTGCTGCACGCCATCTTCCACGCGCTGGCCATGCCCTGCATCGTCATCGGATTCCTCGCCGTGCTCGACTTCCACAACAAGAAGGGGATCAACAACTTCTACTCGCTGCACAGCTGGATCGGACTCACTGCTATGGGACTGTTTGGGTTACAG TACGCCGTCGGCTTCTTCAGCTTCCTTCTGCTGCTGATCTGCAGTAAGGGCACGGCCGGGTTCCGCGCGTCGCTGGTGCCGGTGCACGCAGCCTTCGGAGTGTTGACCTTCGTGCTCGGGGTCGCCGCCTGCGTCACCGGACTCACTGAGAAGGCCCTGTTCACTATCGG CGCCGAGAGGTACTCCGGATTACCGGACGAGGGGGTTATCATCAACGCCATCGGCGTGGCGATGGTGGCGATCCTGGGCGTGGTGATGTACATCCTGTCTCGGGACAAGTTCCGTGCTCCGGAGACCAGGGACGCGCATATAAGGGCGTCCGTAGACTTGTAG
- the LOC105395397 gene encoding plasma membrane ascorbate-dependent reductase CYBRD1 isoform X2 has protein sequence MRQRYQIKQRVQRTRSYDSEDNERGACEWCEYALVITLATVLLLGVSGLTVFWILYYREGFGWADDIPEKQFNLHPALMVAGFVTFSGFSVLLYRICRCLRRIYVKLLHAIFHALAMPCIVIGFLAVLDFHNKKGINNFYSLHSWIGLTAMGLFGLQYAVGFFSFLLLLICSKGTAGFRASLVPVHAAFGVLTFVLGVAACVTGLTEKALFTIGNETYASMSEESIVMNAIGVSIVGVAIVVLYTVRGTGGHRTRTVAAQHPS, from the exons GCAGCGCACGCGGTCCTACGACTCGGAGGACAACGAACGCGGCGCGTGCGAGTGGTGCGAGTACGCGCTGGTCATCACGCTGGCCACGGTCCTGCTGCTGGGGGTGTCGGGGCTGACCGTGTTCTGGATACTGTACTACCGCGAGGGCTTCGGCTGGGCCGATGATATACCGGAGAAGCAGTTTAATCTGCACCCCGCGCTGATGGTCGCTGGTTTCGTGACGTTTAGCGGGTTTT CGGTCCTCCTCTACCGTATCTGCCGCTGCCTCCGGCGTATCTACGTGAAGCTGCTGCACGCCATCTTCCACGCGCTGGCCATGCCCTGCATCGTCATCGGATTCCTCGCCGTGCTCGACTTCCACAACAAGAAGGGGATCAACAACTTCTACTCGCTGCACAGCTGGATCGGACTCACTGCTATGGGACTGTTTGGGTTACAG TACGCCGTCGGCTTCTTCAGCTTCCTTCTGCTGCTGATCTGCAGTAAGGGCACGGCCGGGTTCCGCGCGTCGCTGGTGCCGGTGCACGCAGCCTTCGGAGTGTTGACCTTCGTGCTCGGGGTCGCCGCCTGCGTCACCGGACTCACTGAGAAGGCCCTGTTCACTATCGG GAACGAGACCTACGCGTCCATGTCGGAGGAGTCCATCGTGATGAACGCCATCGGGGTGAGCATCGTGGGCGTGGCCATCGTGGTGCTCTACACAGTACGCGGCACCGGCGGCCACCGCACCCGCACCGTCGCCGCTCAGCACCCGAGCTAA